Below is a window of Senegalia massiliensis DNA.
TTTGTATATTAGGAGTGCTTTTAGGAATATCAGTCTTTATATCTACATTTATTTTTTTTAATCTTTCTTTTACATCTTGTTCTGTTGTTATATAATCTCGAGATCTAATGTCATTGCCTATTATTGTAGATAATAATGCTACATTTACCACAATAAAAGCAATTATCATTATTTTTTTAGCTTTTGACCAATCCATTTTAAACATCTCCTGTAATTATATAACTTATTCTAACGATTTAATATCTATTAGATTTCCACTACTTGAATCAAATATATATCTATTATCTTTTATATCAATAATCCAAGATTCAATTAAAGGCGTTTTATAATAGGAAGATGATTTATCATAATAACCTAGTGAAATATCTTTTATAGAAGCTATAATATCCTTATAAAACTTTGATTGCATATTACTTGCTAATGTATCCTGTTCATCATTGAAACTTTCTTTTATTTTAGCAATATTCTTTTCTATTACATCTTCTGGATTAATTCTCTCTTCGCCATAAGTGTTATTTTCACTTACTATAATATCTCTATAAAACCTTTTATAACTAGTTACTTTATCTCCATAAACCTCTACAACTAATGCATTCAGCAAGCTACTATCTTCTTTGTTCTTATCATTTATATATACACTTTTACCATTTATGCTGTAATTAATGATAAATCTATAACCTTTTGAATTATCTTCTGATTCAATTAACTCTATATCGGATATATAAGAATTTTGAGGCAATCTATCTCTTTTCATTATAAATTCAGCTAAAGAATTAAGACTTTCATTAATATCTCTTTTTTCTTGTTTTTTATTTAAAGTATTAGAATACTCAACTAATCCATTTGGATATATTAAAAGTCCAGTATGTTGATTATACATATATATTACTACTCCTGCATTATCAACTACCTTTCTCAAATAAGATAAGTCTTTATCAAAAAATCCTTCTGCAATTTTATCTATATTTTTATTTGATTCTGTAGAATCTTTAACCTTAATGTCATTTTCTACTATAATATCTTTTTTTTCAGTAGGAAGTCTATAAGGGATATAAATATCAGAGTTTATACCTAAACTTACATCAGAAGGCCAATAATTAACAAAGGTTTGGGAAGTCTTTATTTGCTCTAAAGCATTAGAGAATACTTTCTTGCTATATTCAACATTCTTTAATTCTATATGAATTTCATCATCACTTAATATAATATTATTTTCTTCGTCTAGACCTATATATATTTCTTTAATTGAATTTATATCTTTAAAAGTTAATATATCTACATCTACATTAAAGGAATTTAAAAATACATCCATAGGAATTTTATCTGCAAATTCAAACTTAATAGACTTTTTATTATTAGCATCCATATACTCATTTTCTTCAATTAGATTTATAGATATATCTTGTACTGAAAATGTATTTTCAAGAACATCCTTTGCTTTATTCCATAAACCATATTCATTATCAATGTTCAATATAGTATGGGTTTTTTCAGAATAGTTTATCAATATCTCCTTAGGGACAATGATTTGAGATAAGATTATCTCTTCTGATTCATCGTGTTCACTCAAACTTATTGAACTAAATAAATCAATATTAGTATTAAATAATGTCTTACTTATAAGAAATAGACTTAATGTAAAAAGAGACACTAATATTATAGTATTAAGTCTCGTTTTATTCATGGAATAACACCTACTTTCTATTTCTTCTCGCTATAGCTTTTAATATTTTCTTTGTATTTTTACTCTCTAAAACATTTAAATTCTCTATATATTTCTTAGCTATATAATCATTTGTTACATTTATAGTTTTAGTCAACGTATAATTTTGATCATTATTATTTATTTTAGTTATTATTTTATTTCTACCTATAGGAAGTTCCAATTCTACGTTAAACCTTTCTAATTCTCCAACTATTAATTCCTTAGTAAAAACCGGAGTTTTAACACATTTATTTATACTAGAACTATATCGCCTATTATATACATATATATTAATATTACTTCCCACTTTAGATTTTCCTGATAATAATATTGTATTTTCAGATGTTACACTATTATCCTCTGGCATCATTAGATTATAATTATTATTAGTTGTTCTTTCTGTTGCAAAAGAAACAGTATATATATTTATTGATATAAATATAGTCAATATAGACCATAATAACTTTTTACCCATCTTAAATCCTCCCAGTATTTAATATAACAATATTATTATACAAAACCTATATTACAATAAGATTACTTAGGATTTAAAAATAAGTTACTTTATTGGTAAAGTTATAATAACCTTTGTGCCTTTTTCGTACTCACTTTCTATATTTATTTGTCCATTATGTGATTCTACTATTCTTTTTGCTATAGAAAGACCTAAACCTGTACCTCCTAAATCACGTGATCTAGCTTTATCTACTCTATAAAATCTATCAAATATTCTATTTATATCTTCCTTAGGAATTCCTATTCCATCATCTTCTATAATTATTTCATTATTGTTATCTTTGGAATTTAAAATTATATTTATAATTCCATTTTCAGGTGTATATTTTATTGCATTACTTAATATATTAATTATCACTTGCTCTATTGCATCTTTATCTGCATATATATCCTTTAAATCTTTCTTTATATATATATTAACTTTCTGATCCTTTTCTTTCATAGTCAATTCAAGTTTCATAACAACTCTATTTATTAATTTTTCTAAAGACATATATTCCTTTTCCCATTCAACTTCTTTATTATCAAAATTAGATAATTGTAAAAGATCACTAACTATTCTACTCATTCTATCACATTCATCATTTACTACATTTAAAAACTGTATACTTAATTCTTTGTCTTCTATAGCTCCAGCTAAAATAGTCTCTGTATAACTTTTAATGGTAGTTATAGGAGTTTTCAACTCATGAGAAACATTTGCTACAAATTCTCTCCTTAAATTATCTAATTTATACTGTTCCGTCATATCTTGAAATACTATTATTATGCCACTAAACTCTGAACTTTGACTAAGATATGGTGCAAATCTTGCCATATATGTGGAATCTTTTGTTTCAATTAATTGTTTACCTTTTAAGGATTTACTTTGAATTATATTTTTTAATGTCATATATTTATTTACAGGCATAATTATTTCATCATAATTCTTATCTTCTATATCTTTTTCAGATATATTTAATATATTTTTAGCTATAGGATTTGCATGAGCAATTTTCCCCGTTATATCTACTGCTATTACCCCATCTGCCATATAATTGAATATTGCTTCCATTTTAGATTTTTCTCTAAATATCTCAGAAATAGTATTATCTAATTTTTGTGTTAAGAGATTAAACATACTTGCAAGTTGTCCTATCTCATCTCCTGATCTGACTTCAACATACTGTTTAAAATCTCCTTCTGCCATTTTTTGAGCTTTTATAGTAACATCCTTTATAGGCTCTGTTATACTACTGGCTATCATAAAACCAAGTACTACAGTTATTGCAAGAGCAAGTAGTGTAGACTCAATAAATATTGTTTTAGTGTCTGAAATAGTCTTATTTATATGTGATAAATCATATATAATATAGATTATACCTTCAACTTTATTTTCTTCTGTTATTATTGGATAAGCAAAAGATTTTAAAGACATATCTTCATTAGTTGTTAATTCTTCTTCTCCCTTGGAAGCTTCTACTATTAATTTAGGTGATATTTGAGGTATATTATATGCATTTTCACCAATTAATCTTTCCTCTTGCCCTATATTACTTGAAATTATTTCCGGAGCAACTTTAGTGTTATCTATTATATATACTCTATTATCTGTAGAATATATAGGTGCTTTAGTAAGTAATTCACTTTTCTCTTGTTCACCTAATTCATCCCAATTTGCTTCTTTTATAGTAGGAGAAAAATTTAATATACTCTGAGCTTGAGCTCTTATAGATTTATCTGCTTCATTTAATTGATTTCTTTCAAATACTGTTACTATAAATATTCCCGCTATAACCATTGCAATAAATACAAGTAAAAAATAAATAATTATAAATTTACTTTTAATACTTCTAAACATATATCATTTTACCTCCTGAAGTAATACCCTACTCCTCTCTTTGTAATTACATATTGAGGACTACTTGAGTCATCTTCAATTTTTTCTCTTAATCTTCTTATAGTTACATCTACAGTTCTTATATCGCCATAATATTCATAACCCCAAACTTCTTGAAGTAATTTTTCTCTTGAAAATACTTGTTCAGGTTTAGTTGACATAAATTTAAGTAATTCAAATTCTCTAAGCGTTAATTCTATTACTTTATCATCTTTCTTTACTTCATATTTATTTAAATCAATTTCAATGTCTCCTGATTTGATTATATTTTTAGGACCAGAGACATTTTCTATAGTCATTTCACCTCTTCTAATATTTGCTTTTACCCTTGCACTAAGTTCTCTAATACTAAAAGGTTTTGTTATATAATCATCTGCTCCCATCTCTAAACCTAATATTTTATCAACTTCTTCTTCTTTAGCAGTAAGCATTATTACAGGAGTATTTTTTTCTTGTCTTATTTCTTTTAATACCTCAAAACCATCCTTAACAGGTAACATTATATCTAAAAGTATCAAGTCTGGATCCCATTCGAATACTTTAGTAACTGCTTCTCCACCGTCATGAGCTAGTACTACTTCATAATTTTCTTTTTCTAAATTAAATTTTAAAATGTCAGCAATTGGTTTTTCATCATCTACTACTAATATTCTCTTTGCCATAATACGATCCCCCTAACAAAATTTGTTTTTATATTATTATATCATAGTCATATATATATTCTACATAAATATAATAACCATTTTTAGCATTATTGCATAAATTAACTATAGGAAGGTGATTTTATGAGACGAAAAAAAATAGAAAAAATAGATCCTTTAGTTAATGCTAAACTAAATTCAACATCAAAAGAAGAAATTCCTATAATCATAAAATATAAAAAAAATAAAAAGGAAAAAATCTCTAGTATGTATAAAAAAGTCAAATACGAACTTCCCATTGTAGGATCTGTTGCTTGTAGTATGAATTTAAAAGATATAAATGATCTAAAAGAAGATCCAGATGTAGAATTCATATCATATGATAGTAAAGTATTTGCTCAGTTAGATATTGTTAATAAGACTATTAAAACAAATGTTGCTGTAGAAAATAATATTACAGGTAAAGATATTACAATAGCAGTAATAGACACTGGTCTTGCTCCTCATATCGATTTATTTAAACCTACAAATCGTATATTAGGTTTTAAAGATTTAGTAAATAATCGTACTAAATTATATGATGATAATGGTCATGGTACACATGTAGCAGGTATAATAGCGGGAAATGGATATGCCTCTAAACAAAAATTTAAAGGTATAGCGCCATTATCTAATTTAGTTATTGTAAAAGCACTAGATAGCTCTGGTAGTGGAAATACTTCTGATATAGTTTCTGCAATTCAATGGGTAATAGATAATAAAGAAGAATATGATATAAAAATATTAAATTTATCATTAGGTGCCCCTATAAGCGATGATGGAAGTTCTTCTCCTCTTAGAGAGGCTGTAGAAGAGGCAATAAGAAATGAAATCACAGTAGTGTGTGCTGCGGGAAATAGTGGGCCTTCAAAGGGGAGTATATTATGTCCTGGAAATTCACCATCTGCTATCACAGTTGGAGCTATAGATGATAATAAGACACCTGAAATAAACGATGATTTCATAGCTAACTTTTCTAGTAGAGGTCCTACAAAAGAAGGTTTTAAAAAGCCTGATATAGTAGCTCCAGGAGTTGATATAATGAGTATTTCAAATAAAAATTCTTCTGGATATTCCTCATTAAGTGGTACCTCCATGGCTACACCTGTAATAACAGGAGCTTGTGCATTATTACATGAAAAACATGGCTATTTGAAACCAAGAACAATAAAACAAATGCTTATGAGTAGCTGTAATAATATAGGATTTTCACAAAATGAACAAGGTGCAGGTATAATAGACTTAGACAAATTATTAAATGATAATTATAATATGAATTATAATGCAGCTCATCATAATAATCATAATAAACATGATAAAAATTATAACTATTTTGATGATAAAATATTAATTATAATTTTACTTGTATTAATTTTAATATTAGATATTTAAAATATTCTAATATAGCAGGGAATATAGTTAAAAATCCCCTGCTATATTATTTTATAAAGTTATAAGGGTCTTTATTTTCACCATTAACAATAACTTCAAAATGTAAATGGGGACCTGTACTTCTACCAGTATTTCCTACATCTGCAATAATATCTCCTTTTGCAACTTTCTGCCCTTCACTCACATGTAATTTACTTGAATGAGCATACCTAGTAAAATACCCATTACCATGATCAATTAGTATCATATATCCATAAGTCCCTTTATATCCAGAAAATTTTACTATTCCATTATCTGATGCTTTTATTGGGGTACCCGTAGGAGATGCTAAGTCTATACCTAGATGAATTCTTGAACCTCTTGGACCAAATGGTGATGTAAGTCTTCCTTTTATAGGCATAATAAGCCTTCCAGTTCCTCTTGAAGATATCATTTTCTTCGTACCTTTCAAAACTATTTGTGTCCTAGGATTTTCCTTTATTTTTTCAGAAACTACTTCTTTTGATATTTCTACTCCATTTATCTTTTCTACTTTTAATATGTTTTCTTTAATTCCTTCTTTTCCTTTTTGCTCTATATCTTCTTGTCCTGAAAATAAATTATTAGATTTTTTATATTCAGTTTTGTAAGGCATTTTTTCTTTTTCAGTTATATTTTCAGTTGTAACCACTGTTATAATAGGATTTTCTTTATTATTTTGTTTCACTGTATTAGATAATAAGTCTTTATTATTTTTCAAGTTTTTTATTTTTGTTTTAACTTTTATTATCTCAACATTTTCCATAATTTTTACATTTAATAGGTCTAAATCCTTTATATAATATTTTTTTATGCTTTTTAAAAAATCTTTAGCTTCTTGTTTCGTGCTTACAGCTCCTATTATTTTTTCATCTACTTTTATTCCATAAGCTATTATTTCATCTTCTATATTATCTTGATTATTATAAGTGTGAGAAACTTTTCTATGAATAGTATTAGACTTTATTGTAACACTACTTAATAGTATTAAAATAAATGTAGTCATAAATATGATACTAAATTTTAAGCTTTTAAAATTTCTCAATAATTTCTTTAGCATTTGTTTGCCTCCTAAATTAAATTTATAATTTAATAGCCACATATATTTTTGCCCTTTAAAAAATTTAATATACAATTATATTTACCTATGTATTATTATTTAATTAAAATAAGTAAATATATGATTAATATTAGTATGCTCTATGTTATAATTATTATTAAGAAAGGTTTAGAAGGTGATTAATTTGACTTTTAAAGTACAAACTACAGATATAGATTTAGGAGACACCCCTATAGAAAATATTTTTATAAGTGATTTTATGCCAATGGCACATGGTACATATGTAAAAGTATATTTATTAGGATATAAATATGCAAAAGATAAGGACGAAAATATTAATGTTGACAACAGAACAATCGCAAAACATTTGAATATTCCTTTAGCTGATGTGCTAAATGCCTGGGATTTTTGGGAAACTAAAGGTATAGTTAAAAAAATATATTCTGAAACCCATGATGCTGAATATGGAATTGAATTTTTAAATCTTAAACAACTATATATTGACAACATTATAAGGCCACAAAATAATAATTATATTAAGCCATATAGTGCTTCACCAGATGAAATAGTCGAATCTAAAAATATACCTATTATTAATGAAATGTTTAATGAAATAAGATTAGTTATAAAAAGATATATAACTCCAAATGAATATAAACGCATTTATGAATGGATAGAAAATTATAATATGAGTCCAGAAGTTATAATACGTGCATTCCAATTTTCTCTTGAAAAAAAGAATAGAAGAAACCTTTCATTTGTAGAAGGAATTATAAGAAATTGGTATGCTGATGGAATTACAAATATTGAAAAATTAGATGAATATTTAAGCAATAGAGATGAAAAATTTTATAGATATAATAAGGTTATAAGATACCTTGGACTTAAAGGCATAGCTAGTGAACCACAAAAGAAATATATTGATAGGTGGTTTGATGAATGGAATTTTAGCATGGAATTAGTATTAAGAGCTTGTGATGAAACTACAAAAATAAGTGAAGTCAGTTTTGATTATATTGATGGCATATTAAAAAATTGGTATAAAGATAATGTAAATTCTTTAGAAGATGTAGAAAAACGAAATGAAGAATTTAAAGCTGGAAAACAAGATAAAGAGGAGCAACCTAAAAAGAAATATTCACCTCAAAAAAAGAAAGTCTATACTCAATTTCATAATTTTAAACAACGTACAACGAAATATTCTGCAGAGGAATTAGAAAAAAAAGTAAGAAAAAACTTTGAAAAGAAAATTAATGGTTAATAAAGGATGATTTAATTTGAACAAAGATATAATAAAATCAATTTTAATAGAATATGAAAAAAAACGAGACGATGCTCTTTATAAACAACAAAATAGAAAACAAGAAGTATATTCTAAAGTTCCTCAAATAAAAGATATTGATATTGAAATAAAGCAAACTAGTATTGCTCTATCTAAATGCATAATAGAAAATCCTGTAAATTATCAAGAAGTTACAAATAAACTTAAATCAAAAATCGAAAAATTAAAAAGAGAAAAAGCAATACTTCTTACAGAAAATAATATTCCTCTTGAATACTTAAATATAAACTACACTTGTAATAAATGTCAAGATACGGGTTATTTAAATAATGGCAAAAAATGTTCATGTTTCAAGCAAGAACTTATTAATAGAGCATATGGAATGAGTAATCTTGAAAATGTTTTAAAAAAAGAAAACTTTAGTAATTTTGATATAAATATTTTCAGTGATAAAAATATGGAAGAAGAAGAAAAAAGTCCTCGTGAAAATATGATGAATATATTAAATATATCTGAAGGATTTGTGATAAATTTTGAAAAGGAAAACAGAGAAAACCTTCTGTTTTATGGACAAACTGGACTTGGAAAAACATTTATGGCTAATTGCATAGCTAAATCCCTATTGGATAAAGGTTATATAGTTATATATCAAACTGCATTCAAAATAATGGATATAATAAGCAACCATAAATTTAATAGATATAATTCAAGTGGAGAGGATGAGTATAACCTCCTGTTTACTGCTGATCTTCTTATAATAGATGATCTTGGAACAGAATTTACAAATTCATTTACGAATACAGAAATATTTAATATTGTAAATACAAGACTATTAGAAGGTAAAAAAATGATAATATCTACAAATTTATCACCTAAAGAATTTGCAGATACTTATACAGATAGAACTTTTTCAAGGATATTCAGCAACTTCATTCCTCTTAAATTTTATGGTGATGATTTAAGATGGGAAACATAAAATAAATTAAAAAAAGAAAAAGACTAGAGAGGTCACAGCGCTCTCCAGCCTTTTTCTTTAATATTATATTTAGCTGAAATATCAGCATTGTATAAGCTAGCCTACTTATAGCTTAAAACTTAAGTTGGCGACCTGGAAGGGACTCGAACCCTCGACCTCCAGCGTGACAGGCTGGCATTCTAACCAACTGAACTACCAGGCCATTTTACATTATGGTGGGCACAACAGGGCTCGAACCTGTGACCCCCTGCTTGTAAGGCAGGTGCTCTCCCAACTGAGCTATGCGCCCAAAATAATAAAAAAATATGGTGACCCTACCGGGACTCGAACCCGGGTTACCGCCGTGAAAGGGCGGTGTCTTAACCGCTTGACCATAGGGCCAAAAAAATGGTGACCCATCGGCGACTCGAACGCCGGACACCCTGATTAAAAGTCAGATGCTCTACCAACTGAGCTAATGGGTCTTAATTAATTACAGTGACGCGTAAAGCCACTTCTAGTACAACTCACTACTTTTCCTAACTAAGTGATTCACACGAAATCAAAAAGAAGATTTCGGTTCTCTACTCATACCAACTGAGCTAATGGGTCTTAATTAAGAAAACGTGACCAACTCACTTTTACTATGATACATTATTATTTATAGCTTGTCAACATTATTTTTGAAGTTTTTGTAGAAAATTTTCATATACGAATTTTTTTATAAACAAATCCTATATTATTTG
It encodes the following:
- a CDS encoding S8 family peptidase, giving the protein MRRKKIEKIDPLVNAKLNSTSKEEIPIIIKYKKNKKEKISSMYKKVKYELPIVGSVACSMNLKDINDLKEDPDVEFISYDSKVFAQLDIVNKTIKTNVAVENNITGKDITIAVIDTGLAPHIDLFKPTNRILGFKDLVNNRTKLYDDNGHGTHVAGIIAGNGYASKQKFKGIAPLSNLVIVKALDSSGSGNTSDIVSAIQWVIDNKEEYDIKILNLSLGAPISDDGSSSPLREAVEEAIRNEITVVCAAGNSGPSKGSILCPGNSPSAITVGAIDDNKTPEINDDFIANFSSRGPTKEGFKKPDIVAPGVDIMSISNKNSSGYSSLSGTSMATPVITGACALLHEKHGYLKPRTIKQMLMSSCNNIGFSQNEQGAGIIDLDKLLNDNYNMNYNAAHHNNHNKHDKNYNYFDDKILIIILLVLILILDI
- a CDS encoding peptidoglycan DD-metalloendopeptidase family protein; this encodes MLKKLLRNFKSLKFSIIFMTTFILILLSSVTIKSNTIHRKVSHTYNNQDNIEDEIIAYGIKVDEKIIGAVSTKQEAKDFLKSIKKYYIKDLDLLNVKIMENVEIIKVKTKIKNLKNNKDLLSNTVKQNNKENPIITVVTTENITEKEKMPYKTEYKKSNNLFSGQEDIEQKGKEGIKENILKVEKINGVEISKEVVSEKIKENPRTQIVLKGTKKMISSRGTGRLIMPIKGRLTSPFGPRGSRIHLGIDLASPTGTPIKASDNGIVKFSGYKGTYGYMILIDHGNGYFTRYAHSSKLHVSEGQKVAKGDIIADVGNTGRSTGPHLHFEVIVNGENKDPYNFIK
- the yycF gene encoding response regulator YycF, with amino-acid sequence MAKRILVVDDEKPIADILKFNLEKENYEVVLAHDGGEAVTKVFEWDPDLILLDIMLPVKDGFEVLKEIRQEKNTPVIMLTAKEEEVDKILGLEMGADDYITKPFSIRELSARVKANIRRGEMTIENVSGPKNIIKSGDIEIDLNKYEVKKDDKVIELTLREFELLKFMSTKPEQVFSREKLLQEVWGYEYYGDIRTVDVTIRRLREKIEDDSSSPQYVITKRGVGYYFRR
- a CDS encoding DnaD domain protein; this translates as MTFKVQTTDIDLGDTPIENIFISDFMPMAHGTYVKVYLLGYKYAKDKDENINVDNRTIAKHLNIPLADVLNAWDFWETKGIVKKIYSETHDAEYGIEFLNLKQLYIDNIIRPQNNNYIKPYSASPDEIVESKNIPIINEMFNEIRLVIKRYITPNEYKRIYEWIENYNMSPEVIIRAFQFSLEKKNRRNLSFVEGIIRNWYADGITNIEKLDEYLSNRDEKFYRYNKVIRYLGLKGIASEPQKKYIDRWFDEWNFSMELVLRACDETTKISEVSFDYIDGILKNWYKDNVNSLEDVEKRNEEFKAGKQDKEEQPKKKYSPQKKKVYTQFHNFKQRTTKYSAEELEKKVRKNFEKKING
- a CDS encoding ATP-binding protein, with the protein product MNKDIIKSILIEYEKKRDDALYKQQNRKQEVYSKVPQIKDIDIEIKQTSIALSKCIIENPVNYQEVTNKLKSKIEKLKREKAILLTENNIPLEYLNINYTCNKCQDTGYLNNGKKCSCFKQELINRAYGMSNLENVLKKENFSNFDINIFSDKNMEEEEKSPRENMMNILNISEGFVINFEKENRENLLFYGQTGLGKTFMANCIAKSLLDKGYIVIYQTAFKIMDIISNHKFNRYNSSGEDEYNLLFTADLLIIDDLGTEFTNSFTNTEIFNIVNTRLLEGKKMIISTNLSPKEFADTYTDRTFSRIFSNFIPLKFYGDDLRWET
- a CDS encoding sensor histidine kinase translates to MFRSIKSKFIIIYFLLVFIAMVIAGIFIVTVFERNQLNEADKSIRAQAQSILNFSPTIKEANWDELGEQEKSELLTKAPIYSTDNRVYIIDNTKVAPEIISSNIGQEERLIGENAYNIPQISPKLIVEASKGEEELTTNEDMSLKSFAYPIITEENKVEGIIYIIYDLSHINKTISDTKTIFIESTLLALAITVVLGFMIASSITEPIKDVTIKAQKMAEGDFKQYVEVRSGDEIGQLASMFNLLTQKLDNTISEIFREKSKMEAIFNYMADGVIAVDITGKIAHANPIAKNILNISEKDIEDKNYDEIIMPVNKYMTLKNIIQSKSLKGKQLIETKDSTYMARFAPYLSQSSEFSGIIIVFQDMTEQYKLDNLRREFVANVSHELKTPITTIKSYTETILAGAIEDKELSIQFLNVVNDECDRMSRIVSDLLQLSNFDNKEVEWEKEYMSLEKLINRVVMKLELTMKEKDQKVNIYIKKDLKDIYADKDAIEQVIINILSNAIKYTPENGIINIILNSKDNNNEIIIEDDGIGIPKEDINRIFDRFYRVDKARSRDLGGTGLGLSIAKRIVESHNGQINIESEYEKGTKVIITLPIK